From the Alloalcanivorax dieselolei B5 genome, one window contains:
- a CDS encoding MotA/TolQ/ExbB proton channel family protein, with product MTFFADIETLLYAVSRIFLAPVLALIALALGYALVMLGAFLVETWQRHRGDHTGELFAFARQDIGPDEAKRQPASDDLELWIMRRLEWLRIVSRTAPMLGLIATMIPMGPALLALGNNDAGAVGKNMVAAFSAVILALLAASICFFILTVRRRWLLQDLLELEQQRHQEGRH from the coding sequence ATGACCTTTTTTGCTGACATCGAAACCCTGCTTTACGCCGTCTCCCGTATTTTTCTGGCACCGGTTCTGGCCCTGATCGCCCTCGCCCTGGGCTATGCCCTGGTGATGCTCGGCGCCTTCCTGGTGGAAACGTGGCAACGCCACCGTGGTGATCATACCGGGGAGCTGTTCGCGTTCGCCCGGCAAGATATCGGCCCGGACGAGGCGAAACGACAGCCGGCCAGCGACGATCTGGAACTGTGGATCATGAGGCGCCTGGAATGGCTGCGCATCGTGTCCCGCACCGCGCCCATGCTCGGCCTGATCGCCACCATGATCCCCATGGGGCCGGCGCTGTTGGCACTGGGGAATAACGACGCCGGCGCCGTCGGCAAAAACATGGTGGCCGCGTTTTCCGCCGTGATCCTGGCTCTGTTGGCGGCCAGCATCTGCTTTTTCATCCTCACCGTTCGCCGGCGCTGGTTGCTGCAGGACCTGCTCGAACTGGAACAGCAACGCCACCAGGAGGGGCGGCACTGA
- a CDS encoding DUF2149 domain-containing protein, which produces MRFLDDEDANDPMLSVVNLIDLFLVIIGMLMVVIAQNPLNPFSRDKVVVVENPGEADMRITIKDGQELTRYESNGEVGQGQGSRAGITYRLDDGRMIYVPEE; this is translated from the coding sequence ATGCGCTTTCTGGACGACGAGGACGCCAACGATCCGATGCTCTCGGTGGTCAATCTGATCGACCTTTTCCTGGTCATCATCGGCATGCTGATGGTGGTGATCGCGCAGAACCCGCTGAATCCGTTCTCGCGGGACAAGGTGGTGGTAGTGGAAAACCCGGGCGAGGCGGACATGCGCATCACCATCAAGGACGGGCAGGAACTGACGCGCTACGAATCCAACGGCGAAGTCGGCCAAGGCCAGGGATCACGGGCCGGCATCACCTACCGCCTCGATGACGGGCGCATGATCTACGTGCCGGAGGAATGA
- a CDS encoding outer membrane protein transport protein, with protein sequence MTLSPVLNRGLGAAALLLAPAIACANMGNLGTTYGVMPSDVATVQALSMFNTQVSTAYYNPAFLARDTRGEMTAGLMHADPNLKADSQNHGTYKVQDDPAQQILLGLRTDLSDIAELGQPLVLGLLLGSEKYSEELMAFTSQTAPYGQYFSHGREPLFLSLGIGTNIWRGLAIGFATRVTLHSDAKLVAHTDLSGNTQYEALDVTAKPVLRPILSMSLDWKETFCPDADCWYNGVETAFAFRGYSYARVSVDANTIIPGTIPEPGLFINLSTIDSYQPNTYVFGTQVKKGKWRTGVALEFQEWSKLEDKLTAGHDDIKDVGDLQFRDTFIPRIGVEYEFEPGIGFSGGIAYQESPLETGVNKEVNYLDARRTIFGLGFHATAQRVYGFKHPVRFDLAYQYHAIGERDFRLISDQTGNNDRVKTDGDVNVFAASISMQF encoded by the coding sequence ATGACACTAAGCCCCGTATTGAACCGTGGCCTCGGTGCCGCGGCGCTGTTGCTTGCCCCGGCGATCGCTTGCGCGAACATGGGTAACCTGGGCACCACCTACGGCGTCATGCCCAGCGATGTCGCCACCGTCCAGGCCCTGTCCATGTTCAACACCCAGGTCTCCACCGCCTACTACAACCCGGCCTTTCTCGCCCGCGACACCCGTGGCGAAATGACCGCCGGACTCATGCACGCCGATCCCAACCTCAAGGCCGACAGCCAGAACCACGGCACCTACAAGGTCCAGGACGACCCCGCACAACAAATCCTCCTCGGCCTGCGCACCGATCTCTCCGACATCGCCGAACTCGGCCAGCCCCTGGTCCTCGGCCTGCTGCTCGGCTCCGAGAAATACTCCGAAGAACTGATGGCCTTCACCTCGCAAACCGCGCCTTATGGCCAGTACTTCAGCCATGGCCGCGAGCCGCTGTTCCTGTCCCTCGGCATCGGCACCAACATCTGGCGTGGCCTCGCCATCGGCTTCGCCACCCGCGTCACCCTCCACTCCGACGCCAAGCTGGTCGCCCACACCGACCTTTCCGGCAACACCCAGTACGAGGCCCTCGACGTCACCGCCAAGCCGGTGCTGCGGCCCATCCTCAGCATGAGCCTGGACTGGAAGGAGACCTTCTGCCCCGACGCCGACTGCTGGTACAACGGCGTGGAAACCGCCTTCGCCTTCCGGGGCTATTCCTACGCCCGGGTCAGCGTCGACGCCAACACCATCATTCCCGGCACCATCCCCGAGCCCGGTCTGTTCATCAACCTGAGCACCATCGACTCCTACCAGCCCAACACCTACGTGTTCGGCACCCAGGTGAAAAAAGGCAAGTGGCGTACCGGCGTCGCATTGGAGTTCCAGGAATGGTCCAAGCTGGAAGACAAACTCACCGCCGGCCACGATGACATCAAGGACGTGGGGGATCTGCAGTTCCGGGACACCTTTATTCCCCGCATCGGCGTGGAGTACGAGTTCGAGCCCGGCATCGGCTTCTCCGGCGGCATCGCCTATCAAGAGTCACCGCTGGAGACCGGCGTCAACAAAGAGGTCAACTATCTGGACGCCCGCCGCACCATCTTCGGCCTGGGCTTCCACGCCACCGCCCAGCGGGTCTATGGCTTCAAGCACCCGGTGCGCTTCGATCTGGCCTACCAGTACCACGCCATCGGCGAACGGGACTTCCGTTTGATCTCCGACCAGACCGGCAACAACGACCGCGTCAAGACCGACGGTGACGTCAACGTCTTCGCCGCCTCCATCAGCATGCAGTTTTAA
- a CDS encoding DUF6694 family lipoprotein, protein MKGISRCRGALLVAVATVALTACSEPTIDGGSEQALQTSIAQVRDGLPPEQADRFEQALQVVASDKVTFAASVEGDPEDVKEILRLALNGKTGKAVIAQADRIQQTREQARRDKAEEEIKALEAEKARADQDRAALSRFQVASANFFMKDRKMFGKEPVIELSVTNGTDKPVSRAHFQGRFISPDRSVPWFEDDFSYEIPGGLEPGEKATWSLSPSRFGPWGDPDVPEDAKFSVTVVGLDGAEGEPLFDDHAFSETAGQRLAELKEQYRAE, encoded by the coding sequence ATGAAAGGAATATCCCGATGCCGTGGCGCTCTGCTGGTGGCCGTCGCCACGGTGGCATTGACCGCCTGCTCCGAGCCCACCATTGATGGCGGCTCCGAACAGGCATTGCAAACGTCCATCGCCCAGGTCCGCGATGGTTTGCCGCCGGAGCAGGCTGATCGTTTCGAGCAAGCGCTGCAGGTGGTCGCCTCCGACAAAGTGACTTTCGCCGCCTCCGTGGAAGGCGATCCGGAAGACGTGAAAGAGATTTTGCGGCTCGCTCTGAATGGCAAGACCGGTAAGGCGGTGATCGCTCAGGCGGATCGCATTCAGCAAACCCGGGAGCAGGCTCGCCGGGACAAGGCGGAGGAAGAAATCAAAGCCCTGGAGGCGGAGAAAGCCAGAGCCGACCAGGACCGGGCGGCACTGTCCCGGTTTCAGGTGGCCTCGGCGAATTTCTTCATGAAGGACCGCAAGATGTTCGGCAAGGAACCGGTCATTGAACTGTCAGTGACGAACGGTACCGATAAGCCGGTGTCCCGGGCGCATTTCCAGGGGCGTTTCATCAGCCCGGATCGCAGCGTGCCCTGGTTCGAGGACGATTTCAGCTACGAGATTCCCGGTGGTCTGGAGCCGGGAGAGAAAGCCACCTGGAGCCTGTCACCGAGCCGTTTTGGCCCCTGGGGTGACCCGGATGTTCCCGAAGACGCGAAGTTCAGTGTCACCGTGGTGGGGCTGGACGGCGCGGAGGGCGAGCCGCTGTTCGATGATCATGCGTTCAGCGAAACCGCGGGGCAGCGTCTGGCGGAGCTGAAGGAACAGTACCGGGCGGAATAG
- the cobN gene encoding cobaltochelatase subunit CobN yields the protein MSAQPLHYFRLLLTCLLISLSGAAAATAEPLIQVFHNDFVSAEKFQQLRTFAKQEGMALRHLNVETSTAATLRQAARSAALIVLDVPRPNDRVMVTQKLDVIPEYSERPLLIIGGGRPDWEQLQPRHGGVLSALYVAGGEHNFRRFFALAKALQGGAPTPAHLLEAPESLPGNGFYHPRAPRVFEHIGDYLGWHGTQRQSRPEGRVAFLIHRGVVSDLLTREVDTLIARSEAAGLLPIVFWFDAAGSEGLSGVLGNGQVDVLVNLTHLRDGKARRRDFLALDIPVIQTLRFRDGEASDWPDAKSGVAPRTTAVFLATPEGWGISDPTVLSATTGGVDDLLPAQTDALIGKLRSLVALRHIPAADKKLALMYWNYPAGEKNLGASNLNLPRSIVSIQTALAEAGYSVGEPVTEQQVIAAGQRMLGALYGTVSLDELLAEDMAALFPVDEYQQWLARLPSSRRAELKRGGEPERHDAVREVDGKRYFVIPRWRLGQLLVMPQMPRSGDPSAHYHDTDSIPDPLYMAAYLYLQRQYQANALIHLGTHGTQEWLPGKDRGLAASDYPWLAVGDLPVFYPYIQDNVGEAIQAKRRGRAVTISHQTPPFAPAGLYDQLRDLHHLIHEYQQLDPGMVREQVSARIRETAISAHLHEDLGWTAQQTEQDFTTFLQQLHDHLHELARAAMPLGLHTFGEPAKDEHRISTVMQQLGEPFYTALGTDHEELFAVDQDDLSTTLPYQTVRRFLDPEASRDTPDDLADFAGRARQLNQHLINTRENEALLAGLAGRFMQPGSGGDPIRNPDVASGRNLYAFEADKIPARAAYDAAGTAYTQLVQAFHAEHDGASPRKLAFSLWASEAIRHLGVTEAQILHALGLRPVWDSAGRVTELEIIPAAELGRPRTDVVVQVTGVYRDQFDSFMRLLDDALTRLAERDEPGNPIAANNQRIAAALRQQGLSDAEAEAAARYRLFGNASGKYGTGVPDLALRSTEWEDDDALARQFLASSRHAYGGQSWGDSPGTANLLAEQLRGTEAAIMSRSSNLHGVLSTDHPFEFLGGLSSAIRHLDGKAPQLLISDLRGGAVNTTGLDRFLANELRVRYLNPQWIGAMQQEGYAGTLQVLNATNNLFGWQVMDPNTVRDDQWQSLFDTYVTDSRELGTNEWFEQHNPTAQAQMLERMAEAIRKGYWDASEQIRRQLAQRWQTLSEQLEVDTGTEVTRRFIADMARGFGLDGGAKPDTAAAPNPAQPSPSDESDAPQAVQGRVMEAVAAESPDAPRLLWALTLMGLLIGAGALWQARGQRAPRLLSRKIES from the coding sequence ATGAGCGCACAGCCCTTGCACTATTTCCGGTTGCTCCTGACCTGCCTGCTGATCAGCCTGTCAGGAGCGGCCGCCGCCACCGCCGAACCATTGATACAGGTCTTTCACAACGATTTCGTGTCGGCGGAAAAATTTCAGCAGCTGCGAACCTTCGCCAAACAGGAAGGCATGGCGCTGCGGCACCTGAACGTGGAGACCAGCACAGCGGCCACACTGCGGCAAGCGGCACGCTCCGCCGCGCTGATCGTCCTGGACGTACCGCGCCCGAATGATCGCGTGATGGTGACGCAAAAGCTGGACGTCATTCCGGAGTACAGCGAACGCCCCCTCTTGATCATCGGTGGCGGCCGCCCCGACTGGGAACAGTTACAGCCCCGCCACGGCGGCGTCCTGAGCGCCCTGTACGTCGCCGGAGGCGAGCACAATTTCCGTCGTTTCTTTGCTCTGGCCAAAGCGTTGCAAGGCGGCGCCCCGACCCCGGCGCATCTGCTCGAGGCCCCCGAATCCTTGCCCGGCAACGGCTTCTACCACCCGCGCGCGCCCCGTGTTTTCGAGCACATTGGCGACTATCTTGGCTGGCATGGCACACAGCGGCAGAGCCGGCCCGAAGGCCGGGTGGCGTTCCTGATTCACCGGGGCGTGGTCTCCGACCTGCTCACCCGCGAAGTGGATACCCTGATCGCCCGCAGCGAAGCCGCCGGTCTGCTGCCGATCGTATTCTGGTTCGACGCCGCCGGTTCGGAAGGGCTGAGCGGCGTCCTCGGCAACGGGCAGGTGGATGTACTGGTCAACCTCACCCACCTGCGTGACGGCAAGGCGCGCCGCCGGGATTTCCTCGCACTGGACATTCCGGTGATCCAGACATTGCGGTTCCGTGACGGGGAAGCCAGCGACTGGCCCGACGCCAAAAGCGGCGTGGCTCCACGTACTACCGCCGTGTTTCTGGCTACCCCCGAAGGCTGGGGCATCAGCGATCCCACCGTGCTTTCCGCCACCACCGGCGGCGTGGACGATCTGTTGCCGGCACAAACCGATGCGCTGATCGGCAAACTGCGCAGTCTGGTGGCGCTGCGCCATATACCGGCGGCGGACAAGAAACTGGCGCTGATGTACTGGAATTACCCGGCTGGCGAGAAGAACCTGGGCGCATCGAACCTCAACCTTCCACGCAGTATTGTGTCCATTCAGACTGCCCTGGCCGAGGCGGGATACTCGGTGGGTGAACCGGTGACCGAGCAGCAGGTGATCGCCGCCGGCCAGCGCATGCTCGGCGCTCTGTACGGCACGGTATCGCTGGACGAGTTGCTGGCCGAGGACATGGCCGCGCTGTTCCCCGTGGACGAATACCAGCAGTGGCTGGCGCGGTTGCCGTCATCACGTCGAGCCGAACTGAAGCGCGGCGGTGAACCCGAACGCCATGACGCTGTGCGGGAGGTGGACGGCAAGCGCTATTTTGTCATTCCGCGCTGGCGGCTCGGGCAGCTGCTGGTGATGCCGCAAATGCCGCGCAGCGGAGATCCATCGGCACATTACCATGACACCGACAGCATCCCCGATCCTCTCTATATGGCCGCCTATCTGTATTTGCAACGGCAATACCAGGCCAACGCGCTGATCCATCTGGGCACCCACGGCACCCAGGAATGGCTGCCCGGCAAGGACCGCGGTCTCGCCGCCAGCGATTACCCTTGGCTGGCGGTGGGCGATCTGCCGGTGTTTTATCCCTACATTCAGGACAACGTCGGCGAAGCCATCCAGGCCAAGCGACGTGGCCGCGCCGTCACCATCAGTCATCAGACACCGCCGTTCGCGCCGGCCGGGCTGTACGACCAGCTACGTGACCTGCACCATCTGATTCATGAATATCAGCAACTGGATCCCGGCATGGTGCGTGAGCAAGTCAGTGCGCGTATCCGTGAAACCGCCATCAGCGCGCACCTGCATGAAGATCTGGGCTGGACGGCGCAACAGACCGAGCAGGACTTCACCACTTTCCTGCAACAGCTGCACGATCATCTGCACGAGCTGGCGCGCGCCGCCATGCCGCTGGGGCTGCATACCTTTGGCGAACCCGCCAAGGACGAACATCGCATCAGCACTGTCATGCAGCAACTCGGCGAGCCGTTCTACACCGCCCTGGGAACAGACCATGAAGAACTGTTCGCCGTCGACCAGGATGACTTGAGCACCACTCTCCCCTATCAAACGGTGCGTCGTTTCCTCGACCCCGAAGCCTCGCGGGATACGCCCGATGACCTTGCGGACTTTGCCGGTCGAGCGCGGCAACTGAATCAGCACTTGATCAATACCCGAGAGAACGAAGCGCTGCTGGCCGGGCTGGCGGGCCGCTTCATGCAGCCCGGCTCTGGTGGTGATCCGATCCGCAATCCGGACGTGGCCAGCGGCCGTAATCTGTACGCCTTCGAAGCCGACAAGATCCCGGCCCGGGCCGCCTACGACGCCGCCGGCACCGCCTATACACAACTGGTGCAGGCCTTCCACGCCGAGCATGACGGCGCCTCGCCGCGCAAGCTGGCGTTCAGCCTGTGGGCTTCGGAAGCGATTCGTCATCTCGGCGTGACCGAAGCACAAATCCTGCACGCGCTGGGCCTGCGGCCGGTGTGGGACAGCGCCGGCCGGGTCACCGAGCTGGAGATCATTCCCGCCGCGGAACTGGGGCGCCCCAGGACCGACGTGGTGGTGCAGGTCACCGGCGTTTATCGCGATCAATTCGACAGCTTCATGCGACTGCTCGACGATGCGCTGACACGACTCGCCGAACGGGACGAGCCCGGCAACCCGATCGCCGCCAACAATCAACGCATCGCCGCCGCTTTGCGGCAACAGGGCCTGTCGGACGCCGAAGCGGAAGCCGCCGCACGCTATCGGCTCTTCGGCAATGCCTCCGGCAAGTACGGTACCGGTGTGCCCGATCTGGCCCTGCGTTCCACCGAGTGGGAAGACGACGACGCCCTGGCACGGCAATTCCTCGCCAGCAGCCGCCACGCTTACGGTGGCCAAAGCTGGGGTGACAGTCCCGGGACGGCCAACCTGCTGGCCGAGCAACTGCGCGGCACCGAGGCGGCGATCATGTCACGCTCGTCGAACCTGCACGGCGTGCTGTCCACCGACCATCCCTTTGAATTTCTTGGCGGCTTGTCGTCGGCCATTCGTCATCTGGACGGCAAGGCGCCGCAGTTATTGATCTCCGACTTGCGCGGCGGCGCCGTCAACACCACCGGCCTGGATCGCTTCCTCGCCAACGAATTGCGCGTGCGTTACCTCAACCCGCAATGGATCGGCGCCATGCAGCAGGAAGGCTACGCCGGCACCCTGCAAGTCCTCAACGCCACCAATAATCTGTTCGGCTGGCAGGTGATGGATCCCAACACCGTGCGCGACGACCAGTGGCAGTCACTGTTCGATACCTACGTGACCGACAGCCGTGAACTGGGCACCAACGAGTGGTTCGAGCAGCACAATCCCACTGCTCAGGCGCAAATGCTGGAACGCATGGCCGAGGCCATCCGCAAGGGCTACTGGGACGCCTCCGAGCAAATCCGCCGCCAATTGGCGCAACGCTGGCAAACCCTGTCGGAGCAGCTCGAAGTGGACACCGGCACCGAGGTGACCCGCCGCTTCATCGCCGACATGGCGCGCGGCTTCGGGCTTGATGGCGGCGCCAAACCGGACACCGCCGCTGCCCCCAACCCGGCGCAGCCGTCGCCGTCCGACGAGTCCGATGCACCGCAGGCGGTTCAAGGGCGGGTCATGGAGGCAGTCGCCGCTGAGTCCCCGGACGCGCCCCGCCTGTTGTGGGCGCTAACACTGATGGGGCTTCTGATCGGCGCCGGCGCCCTGTGGCAGGCCCGTGGCCAACGTGCACCGCGGTTACTTTCCCGGAAAATCGAATCCTGA
- a CDS encoding GntR family transcriptional regulator gives MPRKPIPTLSGVFTPTETPAHLARDVIESALREAIMDGRIPPETPLRQEEIAALFGVSRMPVREALRRLESQGLLHIQPYKGAVVTALINQDAMDTYGVRLLLEPEALRLSLPHLSDTDLAEASARLASLRSARDSATLARLNREFHMALYRRAGNARLLYLIEQELEQEERFLRFHLSAMGTGHQARDDHDALLDAARSGDESRALALLRRHLSQAEQAIRHYLADQDNAESPAGDAPRIAGESK, from the coding sequence GTGCCCCGCAAACCCATTCCCACGCTCTCCGGTGTCTTCACGCCCACCGAGACCCCGGCTCATCTGGCACGGGACGTGATCGAAAGCGCGCTGCGCGAAGCAATCATGGACGGCCGCATCCCGCCGGAAACCCCACTGCGCCAGGAAGAAATCGCCGCCCTGTTCGGCGTCAGCCGCATGCCGGTGCGCGAAGCCCTGCGCCGGCTGGAGTCTCAGGGGCTGCTGCACATCCAGCCGTACAAAGGTGCCGTGGTAACCGCACTGATCAACCAGGACGCCATGGACACCTACGGCGTGCGCCTGCTGTTGGAACCGGAAGCCTTGCGTCTATCGCTACCGCATCTGAGCGACACCGATCTGGCCGAAGCCTCCGCTCGTCTGGCCTCCCTGCGAAGCGCCAGGGACAGCGCCACCCTCGCCCGCCTCAACCGGGAGTTCCATATGGCGCTCTACCGGCGGGCCGGCAACGCCCGTCTGCTGTACCTGATCGAACAGGAACTGGAGCAGGAAGAGCGCTTTTTGCGTTTCCATCTTTCCGCCATGGGCACCGGCCACCAGGCCCGCGATGACCACGATGCCCTGCTCGATGCCGCGCGGAGTGGCGACGAGAGCCGTGCCCTGGCACTGCTACGCCGCCATCTGAGCCAGGCCGAACAAGCCATCCGCCACTATCTGGCGGATCAGGACAACGCGGAGTCACCCGCGGGTGATGCCCCCCGAATCGCAGGAGAATCGAAATGA
- a CDS encoding endonuclease, with product MTLLKRGLLALFVCLFTLSALAAPQHFAEAKKELRDHVYNDRNQVGDAYCQCTWDWTGRTGGRVHLRECGYQVRAQANRAARIEWEHIVPASNFGRQRQCWQNGGRRNCVSEDPVFRVMEADMHNLTPVVGEVNGDRSNYNFGPVRNVAAQYGACDFKVDFKHRTAQPPPALRGQVARVYFYMADRYDLRLSKQQQRLLMAWDRGHPVSAWERQRDRRIAAIMGHSNPFVTGERSWTLNHRNSREGLVSSIADSRPPANAESVRPTGPIHGNRNSKVYHLPQGCPSYNAMKPSNRVNFDSEAAARAAGYRKAGNCR from the coding sequence ATGACATTGTTGAAACGCGGGCTCCTCGCTCTGTTTGTTTGTCTTTTCACCTTATCGGCGCTGGCCGCGCCACAACACTTCGCCGAAGCCAAAAAAGAACTGCGCGATCACGTTTACAACGATCGCAATCAGGTCGGCGACGCCTACTGCCAATGCACCTGGGACTGGACCGGCCGCACCGGCGGCCGGGTGCATCTGCGGGAATGCGGTTACCAGGTGCGCGCGCAGGCCAATCGGGCCGCGCGCATTGAATGGGAACATATCGTTCCCGCCTCCAACTTCGGCCGCCAACGCCAGTGCTGGCAAAACGGCGGGCGCCGCAACTGCGTATCGGAAGATCCCGTATTCCGCGTCATGGAAGCGGACATGCACAACCTCACCCCGGTGGTAGGCGAGGTCAACGGTGATCGCAGCAACTACAACTTCGGACCGGTTCGGAACGTGGCGGCTCAATATGGCGCCTGCGATTTCAAGGTCGATTTCAAACACCGCACCGCGCAACCGCCACCGGCACTGCGCGGCCAGGTCGCCCGCGTCTATTTCTACATGGCCGACCGCTATGATCTGCGCCTGAGCAAACAACAGCAACGGCTATTGATGGCCTGGGACCGTGGCCATCCGGTGTCCGCCTGGGAGCGCCAGCGGGACCGCCGCATCGCCGCGATCATGGGGCACTCCAATCCGTTCGTTACCGGCGAACGAAGCTGGACGCTGAACCACCGCAACAGCCGCGAGGGCCTGGTCTCCTCCATCGCCGATTCCCGGCCGCCGGCCAACGCCGAAAGCGTCCGGCCCACAGGCCCCATTCACGGCAACCGCAACAGCAAGGTCTATCATCTGCCCCAGGGCTGCCCCAGCTATAACGCCATGAAACCCAGCAACCGGGTGAACTTCGATAGCGAAGCCGCCGCCCGCGCCGCCGGCTACCGCAAGGCCGGTAACTGCCGCTGA
- the leuA gene encoding 2-isopropylmalate synthase: MMLKDPSSKYRPFQTVQLPDRQWPDRVQRHPPVWCSVDMRDGNQALIDPMSLERKRRFFDLLVRTGFKEIEVGFPAASQIDYDYVRELIETNAIPDDVTIQVMTQAREDLIERTFEALQGVPRAIVHVYNATAPVFREVVFNVDRQGCIDIATHATRRIREQMARYPDTDWTFQYSPETFCFTEQDFALEICEAVMDVMAPTPRHKMILNLPTTVEVATANVFADQIEWFCRHVSRRDSIIISVHPHNDRGTGVSSAELALLAGAERVEGTLFGNGERTGNLDLLNLAMNLYAAGVSPGLDFSDIHHTQREVEYCNQLPVHPRHPYSGDLVFTAFSGSHQDAIKKGFAARANNPQGFWEVPYLPVDPADLGRSYEAVIRVNSQSGKGGVAYLMEQHGITLPRRLQMEFSTAVQLIADQTGREITGDMILECFRKEYLFDAAPLALRDPVVTTADGRARLRGALQTPEGEFTLQGSGNGPLSALVDACARLGLAFDIADYHQHSAGDGADSEAYAYVEIRVGTRQLFGVARDQNVLTASLQALVCALNRAIGKGWLALESRQNVTRITLKD; the protein is encoded by the coding sequence ATGATGTTGAAGGACCCGTCCAGCAAATACCGCCCCTTCCAGACCGTCCAACTGCCGGACCGCCAGTGGCCCGACCGGGTTCAGAGGCACCCACCGGTCTGGTGCAGCGTGGACATGCGCGACGGCAACCAGGCCCTGATCGACCCCATGAGCCTGGAACGCAAGCGGCGCTTCTTCGATTTGCTGGTACGCACCGGCTTCAAGGAAATCGAGGTGGGCTTCCCGGCGGCCTCGCAGATCGATTACGACTACGTCCGCGAGCTGATCGAGACCAACGCCATCCCCGATGACGTCACCATCCAGGTGATGACCCAGGCCCGGGAAGATCTTATCGAGCGCACTTTCGAGGCGCTGCAAGGCGTGCCCCGCGCCATTGTTCACGTCTACAACGCCACCGCCCCGGTATTCCGTGAAGTGGTGTTCAATGTGGACCGCCAGGGCTGCATCGACATCGCCACCCACGCCACCCGGCGGATCCGGGAACAGATGGCGCGCTATCCGGACACCGACTGGACTTTCCAGTACTCCCCGGAAACTTTCTGCTTCACCGAGCAGGATTTCGCTCTGGAAATCTGCGAGGCGGTGATGGACGTGATGGCACCCACGCCACGGCACAAAATGATCCTCAACCTGCCCACCACCGTGGAGGTCGCCACCGCCAACGTGTTCGCCGACCAGATCGAGTGGTTCTGCCGTCACGTTTCCCGGCGGGACAGCATCATCATCAGCGTGCACCCGCACAACGACCGTGGCACCGGCGTTTCCAGCGCGGAACTGGCATTGCTGGCCGGCGCCGAGCGGGTCGAAGGCACCTTGTTTGGCAACGGCGAACGCACCGGCAATCTGGACCTGCTCAACCTGGCCATGAACCTGTACGCCGCCGGCGTCAGCCCGGGCCTGGATTTCTCCGATATCCACCACACCCAGCGGGAAGTGGAATATTGCAACCAGTTGCCGGTGCATCCGCGCCACCCCTATTCCGGTGATCTGGTTTTCACCGCCTTCTCCGGCTCCCACCAGGACGCCATCAAAAAAGGCTTCGCCGCCCGCGCCAACAACCCGCAAGGGTTCTGGGAAGTGCCTTATCTGCCGGTGGACCCGGCCGACCTGGGGCGCAGCTATGAAGCGGTGATCCGCGTCAACAGCCAATCCGGCAAAGGCGGCGTGGCCTATCTGATGGAACAGCACGGCATCACCCTGCCCCGCCGTCTGCAGATGGAATTCAGTACCGCGGTGCAATTGATCGCCGACCAAACCGGCCGTGAAATCACCGGCGACATGATTCTCGAGTGCTTCCGCAAGGAGTACCTGTTCGACGCGGCGCCCCTGGCGCTACGGGATCCGGTGGTGACCACCGCCGACGGCCGGGCCCGTCTGCGTGGTGCCCTGCAAACGCCGGAGGGCGAATTCACCCTGCAGGGCAGCGGCAACGGACCGTTATCGGCACTGGTGGACGCCTGCGCCCGACTGGGGCTGGCCTTCGACATCGCCGACTACCACCAGCATTCCGCCGGTGATGGCGCCGACTCGGAAGCTTACGCCTACGTGGAAATCCGGGTGGGTACCCGGCAGTTGTTCGGCGTGGCCCGGGACCAGAATGTGCTCACCGCCTCCCTTCAGGCCCTGGTCTGCGCCCTCAACCGGGCGATCGGCAAAGGATGGCTGGCCTTGGAAAGCCGCCAAAATGTGACACGCATAACACTAAAAGACTGA